The genomic stretch tatttgagtcagtccataTAGTCAAGTGACGCTAAGACCAAACTagttaaattgagaaaatatgacgacagttatATCGAGCGACAGCGACGGCAGACTAAAATGcgtcatgtgtcttcaggtgctagcgaacgaagccatgaagccggccaagctaaagcgacatctgattacaaagcacccaGAATATCAGGGCAAAAGAAAGTGGTGTTTACAtgattgaaattgaaatgtgtttctgtttaacactatcaaacaggtctgaagtattcaGGTTGAAAGgttttagaatacaaacagttcaaatggcatctaagagtacaaatggtagcaagcattatgcttaatctgtgttacgattatgagggggtcctttGAACATTGTATCCCCTTTAAGGGGTCACTGTCCCCAAAAAGCTTGAGAACCCCTGGTCTAACGAAACAAGCAAAAACGGTGTTTTGAAAAgtcaactcaaggtccacttattaGCTTTTTGCTGGGCTTTAAACCAGATTTAATGGTCTTATCTTCCGAGGAAGTGAAATGTGCTCAAAAGCTCTGGGAAAAGCTAATAAGTGGACCTTGAATAGTTTCCTTTTtgctcacaaaaaaaaagttgaagacTCCAGTGTGAATGTTCATTCTCGGCCTTAGAAACAGTAACTCAATGTCTATCTACTGGCTTTTTCTAGagctttcaactgcatctcACTCTCTTCCTTGTTAGATGGCGTTTGTACAGTTGTCATGGTAGCTGTGACACAGCGACAGTAAGTCGCTATCTATGCAGTTATCGCCATGAAAACTGATTAACTGCTGAGGAAGACCATGAGATGCAGTTAGcgttttctttttcaaattaaaacatcatcttttattaaagaggacctacagtattatgcttattttcaggtgcatacttgtattttgggtttgtttacatgctttgatattaaaaaaaacgctttacttttctcataccagctgtgctgcagtaccTTTCTTCACCCTCTTTtccctctgattggtcagctggcccactgttgtgattggtcaaccaaaccaaactcttcagactctgctccagctccgctctaactagctttggttgagggcatgccaaacttgccactaggcaggtattatgcaaatgtgttacttggtgacatcaccacgttacggaagaaaaggcaggacttcaatcaaggtgtttcaggaAGTTCAGGAGTAGCGTTTCTCtaggggagagtaactccctttggcgtggactttaggCTTCGTAAATTTGCAGACAtcttacatgcacaaaaaacgatataacacactaaaggaaagtggaaaagcacaaaagcataataggtcctctttaattatgaagtgtttgtttttgatggCTTAATATTGAATTGTTTACTACATGTAATGGAACTAATGGAACTAATATCATCACTCCTTCCTGTTCTTGGCTCACAGGTTCGACTTCCTCCAGAAGTGAGACACTTTGGTCCTCTCGAAGCTCTTTGTCTAGACCAATTAAAGAGCTTTCACCCCACTGCTCCCCACTCCACCCTTCCTCCGTCCCACTGCTAACCCTTGTACAGACATCATGGGTACGgtgctgtctctgtctcccagcTACCGCAAGGCAGTGCTGTTTGAGGACGGCCCGGCTACGGTAGGCCACTACACAGCGGTCCAGAACAGCAAGAACGCCAAggatgctgctgcagcagccgGAAAGTCCCTCAAACGCCCCTCTATCATCAGTGTGTTGCCATGGAAGCGCATTGTGGCTGTGTCGGCAAAGAGGAAGGGCTCCAAGAAGCTGCAGGCAGACGCCGGGGACGGTGGGAAAGGGAGCTCTCCGGACGGCCACGCTTTGGCCACGGCCAACTCAGCCTCCAATAGCCTGAAGCTGAAGAAGTCTCAGTCCTGTGCCAACCTCTCATCTTACACCTCGAACCAGGACCCCTCGgccactaccaccactacctCTTCCCTCCTGCCCATCTCCAAGACCTTGGCTAACGTAGCTGCTGTTGCTGCCAAAAAGAATTCCCTCACAGGTTCTGGGATCCATCCGTCTACTGCAACCGGCACACCAAAACGTGTCATTGTCCAGGTAATCCTAACCTGCCGGTTAGATTTTTATCAGGTCATTTAATGGGCCTTATCtgtggttataagcctcatagatgtgggtcagaaggggcctactacacccattaGTAGGGTTTATCATTGATTCAAATGGGTGATCACAGatagaaggaataaaagaagacgacagcgacctctagcgaccataGTTATTATGACAGGAACAAAAGCGGAAGTCAGGAGACCAgggtttgcatcccgtgtgaaaccaacaatgtgcagttgtctttgtgttcacaacctttagtttcactttcacttttcgaatacattattttaagccaaaacttaaacaaagtgtggttttattgcctaaaccgaggcaagctgttttgtttgtgttcaaaacataacgtttcattcacttttacaatgtgtCTTGCTTTTAAATtattgctttcacttttacaacgtagtaggtgtagcaggcccctgctgacccacatctatgaggcttataatgactgataaggcacatttaatgagctgataacaggcAAATTTGGTGCACTAACCCCAACTGAAAGCATTCTATCATCTTTACCTACCTTGGACTCATTGCTGCCTCATTTCACCAATCCTTTCCCCAATCCTCTTTCTTACTtcccttttttctctttccttccctctctccaaTGCAGGCCTCCACCAGCGAACTGATGCGCAGCCTGGGCGAGTTCCTGTGCCGTCGCTGCTACAGACTGAAGCGTCTATCCCCGACAGATCCGGTGCTGTGGCTGCGCAGCGTCGACCGCTCCCTCCTCCTACAGGGCTGGCAGGATCAGGGCTTCATCACTCCGGCCAACGTGGTCTTCCTCTACATGCTGTGCCGCGACGTGGTCTCGTCCGAAGTGGCCTCGGAGCGCGAGCTGCAGGCCTCGCTGCTCACCTGCCTCTACCTGTCCTACTCCTACATGGGCAACGAGATCTCCTACCCGCTGAAGCCCTTCCTGGT from Sebastes fasciatus isolate fSebFas1 chromosome 13, fSebFas1.pri, whole genome shotgun sequence encodes the following:
- the LOC141780440 gene encoding cyclin-dependent kinase 5 activator 1-like translates to MGTVLSLSPSYRKAVLFEDGPATVGHYTAVQNSKNAKDAAAAAGKSLKRPSIISVLPWKRIVAVSAKRKGSKKLQADAGDGGKGSSPDGHALATANSASNSLKLKKSQSCANLSSYTSNQDPSATTTTTSSLLPISKTLANVAAVAAKKNSLTGSGIHPSTATGTPKRVIVQASTSELMRSLGEFLCRRCYRLKRLSPTDPVLWLRSVDRSLLLQGWQDQGFITPANVVFLYMLCRDVVSSEVASERELQASLLTCLYLSYSYMGNEISYPLKPFLVEAEKEAFWDRCLEIINRMSGKMLQINTDPHYFTQVFADLKNESKKEEEKTKLLIGLDR